Proteins encoded in a region of the Drosophila busckii strain San Diego stock center, stock number 13000-0081.31 chromosome 2L, ASM1175060v1, whole genome shotgun sequence genome:
- the LOC108594528 gene encoding cell division cycle 7-related protein kinase: MFTKFFIEKMDKKLQQQQQQQQPLQAKLAAFESKLKQNNLPVLTTTTTTTTTGAAAGAGAAAANSNKHVTKSTQHGNRQTTMKDSQGGHKERGDKSTTKYETLLNRYALPVAAQPVVMPLLSQVQRVNNDLTDKLSRLTRRNNIKFRELAAMQAQDKNTEALLALQTSIPEISQIFDVHCRIGSGTFSSVLLGTLQRERQLPEAQRRRFAIKHHNPTNHPERILRELECMFRMGGDHNVIGINCCIRYNDNVAFVMPFMSHDRFHDVYRSLSLLEVKEYLRNLLVALRHVHKFNVIHRDVKPSNILYNRRTGKFLLCDFGLAQRLTEDGSLIQASDLSGAAALLRDMDAAQQQLYRHEGNSLQAEAEAAALRQADPERRIRAAGGGTTAFESSPMEPTKKELAAQKADTQRLINRLRFINVNVDPNNYVVSTNSGRKEMHASRAGTPGYRPPEVLLRYPHQTTAVDVWAAGVIMLSMLSSLHPFFKAPSDCAALSEIMNLFGDLQVRKTAFMLDRLVLLTQKVGALDLKRVCMRFRYAAQFLSPEMQRRHRQADGNSELCRSCEQPTYNCICKHSTHQLETYEGLDIFPLHAYDLLSRLLEINPQRRITAEEALRHPFFSEHHRLVAGVPFSHQHQQQQQAGIAQLRSRESLPSTAGGSRGLKPYLSHPLGLSNSTRTAAASSTTHV; this comes from the coding sequence ATGTTTACTAAATTCTTTATTGAGAAAATGgacaaaaaattacaacaacagcagcagcagcagcagccactccAAGCCAAGTTAGCAGCATTCGAGTCCAAATTAAAGCAGAATAATCTGCCAGTcttgacgacgacgacgacgacaacaacaactggagcagcagctggagctggagcagcagcagcaaatagcaacaaacatGTGACGAAGAGCACGCAGCACGGCAATCGACAAACGACAATGAAGGATTCACAGGGTGGACACAAGGAGCGCGGCGACAAATCGACTACAAAATATGAAACTTTACTCAATCGCTATGCGCTGCCGGTGGCTGCGCAGCCGGTGGTGATGCCGCTGCTGAGCCAAGTGCAGCGTGTGAACAACGATTTGACGGACAAATTGTCGCGCCTGACGCGACGCAACAACATCAAGTTTCGCGAGCTGGCGGCAATGCAGGCGCAGGATAAGAACACGGAGGCATTGCTAGCGCTGCAGACTTCCATACCCGAGATTAGTCAAATCTTTGATGTGCATTGTCGCATTGGCAGCGGCACCTTCAGCAGCGTCCTGCTGGGCACGCTGCAGCGTGAGCGGCAACTGCCGGAGGCGCAACGTCGTCGCTTCGCCATCAAACATCACAATCCGACAAATCATCCGGAGCGCATTCTACGCGAACTCGAGTGCATGTTTCGCATGGGCGGCGATCATAATGTGATTGGCATCAATTGCTGCATACGCTACAACGATAATGTGGCATTTGTTATGCCCTTTATGAGTCACGATCGCTTCCACGATGTCTACCGCAGCTTGAGCCTGCTGGAGGTCAAAGAGTACTTGCGCAATCTGCTGGTGGCGCTGCGTCATGTCCACAAGTTCAATGTTATACATCGCGATGTCAAGCCGAGCAACATTCTGTATAATCGCCGCACGGGCAAGTTTCTGCTCTGCGACTTTGGACTGGCGCAGCGACTCACCGAGGACGGCAGTTTGATCCAGGCCTCGGATCTGAGTGGCGCAGCGGCGTTGCTGCGCGATATGgatgcagcgcagcagcagctgtatcGCCATGAGGGCAACAGTCTGCAGGCGGAGGCAGAGGCGGCGGCGCTGCGGCAAGCGGACCCGGAGCGACGCATACGCGCAGCGGGTGGCGGCACCACAGCCTTCGAGTCCAGTCCCATGGAGCCGACCAAGAAGGAGCTGGCGGCGCAAAAGGCGGACACGCAGCGGCTGATCAATCGCTTGCGCTTCATCAACGTCAATGTGGATCCCAACAACTATGTGGTGTCGACCAATAGCGGCCGCAAGGAAATGCACGCCTCTCGAGCTGGCACGCCCGGCTATCGGCCGCCTGAGGTGCTGCTGCGTTATCCGCATCAGACCACTGCCGTGGATGTTTGGGCCGCGGGCGTCATAATGCTCTCCATGCTGTCGTCGCTGCATCCGTTCTTCAAGGCGCCCAGCgactgcgctgcgctctcCGAGATTATGAATCTCTTTGGCGATCTGCAGGTGCGCAAGACCGCCTTCATGCTGGATCGCCTGGTGCTGCTCACCCAAAAGGTTGGCGCTCTGGACTTGAAACGCGTCTGCATGCGCTTTCGCTATGCCGCTCAGTTTCTCTCGCCGGAAATGCAGCGACGCCATCGCCAGGCCGATGGCAACAGCGAGCTCTGCCGCAGCTGCGAGCAGCCCACCTACAATTGCATCTGCAAGCACAGCACGCATCAGCTGGAGACCTACGAGGGCCTGGACATCTTTCCGCTGCATGCCTATGACTTGCTCTCGCGCCTGCTTGAGATCAATCCACAGCGTCGCATTACCGCCGAAGAGGCGCTGCGTCATCCTTTCTTTAGCGAGCATCATCGTCTAGTTGCTGGCGTGCCCTTCAgtcaccagcaccagcagcagcagcaggcgggcATTGCCCAGCTGCGCTCGCGTGAGTCGTTGCCCTCCACTGCTGGCGGCTCGCGTGGCCTCAAGCCATATCTCTCCCATCCGCTGGGGCTCAGCAATAGCACGCGCACCGCTGCGGCCTCAAGTACGACGCATGTTTGA